A section of the Drosophila sechellia strain sech25 chromosome 3L, ASM438219v1, whole genome shotgun sequence genome encodes:
- the LOC116801112 gene encoding uncharacterized protein LOC116801112, with protein MSRDYTNLMLKCLANFYHSIYFYVSLFSLSYCVVLCQVRHRIYHMDLSWERISLVYSCAAAMILILTLVVYYSWMAMVMIWRQYCVYYRASKRTRFLFNLYRKQRVGEFK; from the coding sequence ATGAGTCGGGACTACACGAACTTGATGCTGAAGTGCCTGGCGAACTTCTACCACTCCATCTACTTCTATGTGTCACTCTTTTCGCTGTCCTACTGCGTTGTACTGTGTCAGGTGCGGCACAGGATCTACCATATGGACTTGTCCTGGGAGAGGATCTCATTGGTGTATAGCTGCGCCGCGGCAATGATTCTGATACTCACCCTGGTAGTCTACTACTCCTGGATGGCCATGGTCATGATTTGGCGGCAGTATTGCGTTTATTATCGCGCCTCGAAACGCACGAGATTCCTGTTCAACCTGTACAGAAAGCAGCGGGTGGGGGAGTTTAAGTAG
- the LOC6606059 gene encoding uncharacterized protein LOC6606059 has protein sequence MELWQKLRVQFNDFFHANYPYIALYSGLGVAVTAYLHYQWSVHHYDLMYWKRLAEVFSQDIDCIQLAILLLIFAINAIFVFIILSVYMRPALDTGSDMSLLEIKDRYARFILLRLIARLDRIQSKISAKRKSLTFQHYVRAHTNMVKAVAVFRKDARKLILPNESEILMPIEDIYGVADDEERLLRRSGYYKLIIDTTDETVKSLFNAKLEEILFPTS, from the coding sequence ATGGAGCTGTGGCAGAAGCTACGAGTGCAGTTTAATGACTTCTTCCACGCGAACTACCCGTACATAGCGCTCTACAGCGGACTGGGCGTGGCAGTAACAGCCTACTTGCACTACCAATGGAGCGTCCACCACTACGACCTCATGTACTGGAAGCGTTTGGCGGAGGTCTTCTCGCAGGACATCGACTGCATCCAGCTGGCCATACTGCTGTTGATCTTCGCAATCAACGCCATTTTCGTATTCATCATCCTGAGCGTATATATGCGCCCAGCCCTCGACACTGGCAGTGATATGTCCTTGCTGGAGATCAAGGATCGCTATGCCCGGTTCATCCTGCTCCGCCTAATAGCCCGTCTCGATCGCATACAGTCGAAGATCTCGGCGAAGCGTAAGAGCCTCACCTTCCAGCACTATGTGAGGGCACACACGAACATGGTGAAGGCGGTGGCCGTGTTCCGCAAGGATGCGCGCAAGCTAATCCTGCCGAATGAGAGCGAGATCCTGATGCCCATCGAGGACATCTACGGTGTGGCCGATGACGAAGAACGACTGCTTCGGCGATCGGGCTACTACAAGCTGATCATCGACACCACCGACGAGACGGTCAAGTCTCTGTTCAACGCCAAGCTGGAGGAGATCCTGTTCCCAACCAGCTAG